A single Pan troglodytes isolate AG18354 chromosome 19, NHGRI_mPanTro3-v2.0_pri, whole genome shotgun sequence DNA region contains:
- the KRT41 gene encoding keratin 41 (The RefSeq protein has 1 substitution compared to this genomic sequence): protein MTSDHCSSLLSGQVSEANAASMCLLANVAHANRVRVGSTPLGRLSLCLPPTCHTTCPLPGTCHIPGNIGICGAYRENTLNGHEKETMQFLNDRLANYLEKVRQLEWDNAELETKLHERSKCHESSVCPNYQSYFCTIQELQQKILCTKSENNRLVVQIDNAKLAADDFRTKYETERSLHQLVEADICGLRRVLDNLTLTKCDLEAQLESLKEELLCLKKNHEQEAHTLRGQLGDKLRIELDIEPTTDVSRVLGETRGQYEAMVETNRQDVEQWFQAQSEGISLQAMSCSEELQCCQSEILELRRSVNALEVELQAQHTLKDCLQNSLCEAEDRYGTELAQMQSLINNVEEQLSEIRADLERQNQEYEVLLDVKARLENEIVTYRNLLESEDCKFPCNPCATPAFSTPSPVPAACAPCSRATHGPCSSTGY, encoded by the exons ATGACTTCTGACCATTGCAGTTCCCTCCTCAGCGGGCAGGTTTCAGAGGCCAACgctgcctctctgtgcctcttggCTAATGTGGCACATGCCAATCGAGTCCGTGTGGGGTCGACTCCCCTGGGCCGCCTCAGCCTCTGTCTGCCCCCAACCTGCCACACCACTTGTCCCTTGCCAGGGACCTGCCACATTCCTGGCAACATCGGAATCTGTGGGGCCTACCGCGAAAACACCCTGAACGGCCACGAGAAGGAGACCATGCAGTTCCTAAACGACCGCCTGGCCAACTACCTGGAGAAGGTGCGCCAGCTGGAGTGGGACAATGCAGAACTGGAGACCAAACTCCATGAGAGGAGCAAGTGCCACGAGTCCAGCGTGTGCCCAAACTACCAGTCCTACTTCTGCACCATCCAGGAGCTCCAGCAGAAG ATTCTGTGCACCAAATCGGAGAACAATAGGCTGGTTGTGCAAATAGACAATGCCAAATTGGCTGCAGATGACTTCAGGACCAA GTACGAGACAGAGCGCTCGCTGCACCAGCTGGTGGAGGCTGACATCTGTGGCCTGCGCAGGGTGCTGGACAACCTCACCCTCACCAAGTGTGACCTGGAGGCCCAGCTGGAGTCCCTGAAGGAGGAGCTGCTTTGCCTCAAGAAGAACCATGAGCAG GAAGCCCACACTCTAAGGGGTCAGCTGGGAGACAAGCTTCGGATAGAGCTGGACATTGAGCCCACCACTGATGTGAGTAGGGTTCTGGGGGAGACGCGAGGCCAGTACGAGGCCATGGTGGAGACCAATCGCCAGGATGTGGAGCAGTGGTTCCAAGCCCAG TCTGAAGGCATCAGCCTGCAGGCCATGTCCTGCTCTGAGGAGCTGCAGTGCTGCCAGTCAGAGATCCTGGAGTTGAGACGCTCGGTGAacgccctggaggtggagcttcaGGCTCAGCACACACTG AAGGACTGTCTACAGAACTCCCTGTGTGAAGCCGAGGACCGCTACGGCACAGAGCTGGCCCAGATGCAGAGCCTCATCAACAATGTGGAGGAACAGCTGTCTGAGATCCGGGCTGACCTGGAGCGGCAGAACCAGGAGTACGAGGTGCTGCTGGATGTGAAGGCACGGCTGGAGAATGAGATTGTCACATACCGGAACCTTCTGGAGAGTGAGGACTGCAA ATTTCCCTGCAACCCGTGTGCAACCCCAGCCTTCAGCACTCCTAGTCCAGTCCCTGCAGCCTGCGCCCCCTGCTCCCGGGCCACCCATGGGCCCTGCTCGTCAACTGGATACTGA
- the KRT37 gene encoding keratin, type I cuticular Ha7, which translates to MTSFYSTSSCPLGCTMAPGARNVSVSPIDVGCQPGAEANAASMCLLANVAHANRVRVGSTPLGRPSLCLPPTCHTACPLPGTCHIPGNIGICGAYGKNTLNGHEKETMQFLNDRLANYLEKVRQLEQENAELETTLLERSKCHESTVCPDYQSYFRTIEELQQKILCSKAENARLIVQIDNAKLAADDFRIKLESERSLRQLVEADKCGTQKLLDDATLAKADLEAQQESLKEEHLSLKSNHEQEVKILRSQLGEKFRIELDIEPTIDLNRVLGEMRAQYEAMVETNRQDVEQWFQAQSEGISLQAMSCSEELQCCQSEILELRCTVNALEVERQAQHTLKDCLQNSLCEAEDRYGTELAQMQSLISNLEEQLSEIRADLERQNQEYQVLLDVKARLENEIATYRNLLESEDCKLPCNPCSTPASCTSCPSCGPVTGGSPSGYGASTGR; encoded by the exons ATGACCTCCTTCTACAGCACCTCCTCATGCCCTCTGGGTTGCACCATGGCTCCTGGAGCAAGaaatgtctctgtctctcctaTCGATGTTGGGTGCCAGCCCGGGGCAGAGGCCAATGCTGCCTCCATGTGCCTCTTGGCCAACGTGGCACACGCCAACAGAGTCCGTGTGGGGTCGACTCCCCTGGGCCGCCCCAGCCTCTGTCTGCCCCCAACCTGTCACACTGCTTGTCCCTTGCCAGGGACCTGTCACATTCCCGGCAACATCGGAATCTGTGGGGCCTACGGCAAAAACACCCTGAATGGCCATGAGAAGGAGACCATGCAGTTCCTGAATGACCGCCTGGCCAACTACCTGGAGAAGGTGCGccagctggagcaggagaatgcAGAGCTGGAGACCACACTCCTCGAGAGGAGCAAGTGCCACGAGTCCACCGTGTGCCCTGACTACCAGTCCTACTTCCGTACAATCGAGGAGCTCCAGCAGAAG atctTGTGCAGCAAGGCTGAGAATGCCAGGCTGATTGTACAAATTGACAACGCGAAGCTGGCTGCCGATGACTTTAGGATCAA GCTGGAGAGTGAGCGCTCCCTGCGCCAGCTGGTGGAGGCGGACAAGTGCGGGACGCAGAAGCTCCTGGATGACGCGACCCTGGCCAAGGCCGACCTGGAGGCCCAGCAGGAGTCCCTGAAGGAGGAGCACCTCTCCCTCAAGAGCAACCACGAGCAG GAAGTAAAGATTCTGAGGAGTCAGCTGGGGGAGAAGTTCCGGATCGAGCTGGACATTGAGCCCACCATTGACCTGAACAGGGTGTTGGGGGAGATGCGGGCTCAGTACGAGGCCATGGTGGAGACCAACCGCCAGGATGTGGAACAGTGGTTCCAAGCCCAG TCTGAAGGCATCAGCCTGCAGGCCATGTCCTGCTCCGAGGAGCTGCAGTGCTGCCAGTCGGAGATCCTGGAGCTGAGATGCACGGTGAATGCCCTGGAGGTGGAGCGCCAAGCTCAGCACACCTTG AAGGATTGTCTGCAGAACTCCCTGTGTGAAGCCGAGGACCGCTATGGCACAGAGCTGGCCCAGATGCAGAGCCTCATTAGCAACTTGGAAGAGCAGTTGTCCGAGATCCGGGCCGACCTGGAGCGGCAGAACCAGGAGTATCAGGTGCTGCTGGACGTGAAGGCCCGGTTGGAGAACGAGATTGCCACATACCGGAACCTTCTGGAGAGCGAGGACTGCAA ACTCCCCTGCAATCCCTGTTCCACGCCTGCCTCCTGTACTTCTTGTCCAAGCTGTGGCCCTGTCACTGGTGGGTCTCCCTCTGGCTATGGAGCCAGCACGGGGAGATGA